One Synechococcus sp. JA-2-3B'a(2-13) genomic window carries:
- a CDS encoding NADP(H)-dependent aldo-keto reductase produces MRYRQLGHSPLQVSEICLGTMTFGQQNTLSEAFEQLDYAVEHGINFIDTAEMYPVPARAETQGSTERYIGEWLQHQPRHRLILATKITGPGRPWHWIRGGSLSITRDNLKQAVADSLKRLKTDYIDLYQIHWPDRYVPLFGGVAYDPSQERPTVPIAEQLQALAELVQEGLIRYIGLSNETPWGVSKFCQVAEQLGLPKVVSIQNAYSLINRTFEMGLAEVCRHEQVGLLAYSPLGFGLLTGKYLGGVKPPGSRLALFEGFGQRYRKPNVEEAVAAYVQIARRHGLTPAQLALAFVRSRWFVTSTIIGATSLTQLKENLSCLDVELSPQILAEIEAVHQRYPNPAP; encoded by the coding sequence ATGCGCTACCGCCAGCTTGGCCACAGCCCTTTGCAAGTTTCCGAGATCTGCCTGGGCACCATGACCTTTGGGCAGCAGAATACTTTGTCTGAGGCTTTCGAACAGCTCGACTACGCGGTGGAGCACGGGATCAACTTCATCGATACCGCCGAGATGTACCCGGTGCCGGCGCGGGCGGAAACCCAGGGATCCACCGAGCGCTACATCGGCGAGTGGCTACAACACCAACCGCGGCATCGCCTGATCCTGGCCACCAAGATCACCGGCCCTGGTCGGCCCTGGCATTGGATTCGCGGCGGATCCCTGTCCATCACCCGCGACAACCTCAAGCAGGCGGTGGCCGATAGCCTCAAACGCCTGAAGACCGACTACATCGACCTCTACCAGATCCACTGGCCGGATCGCTACGTGCCCCTGTTTGGGGGCGTTGCCTACGATCCCAGCCAGGAGCGGCCCACCGTTCCCATTGCCGAGCAGTTGCAGGCTCTGGCGGAATTGGTGCAAGAGGGTCTCATTCGCTACATCGGCCTGAGCAACGAAACCCCTTGGGGGGTGAGCAAGTTCTGCCAGGTGGCCGAGCAACTGGGGTTGCCCAAGGTGGTCTCGATTCAGAATGCCTACAGCCTCATCAACCGCACGTTTGAAATGGGCCTGGCGGAAGTCTGCCGCCACGAGCAGGTGGGCTTGCTGGCCTACAGCCCGCTCGGATTTGGGCTGCTGACGGGCAAATATCTGGGGGGGGTGAAGCCGCCGGGATCCCGTTTGGCCTTGTTTGAAGGCTTTGGCCAGCGGTACCGCAAGCCCAATGTGGAAGAAGCGGTGGCTGCCTATGTGCAAATTGCCCGCCGGCACGGTCTGACACCGGCCCAGTTGGCTTTGGCCTTTGTGCGCAGCCGCTGGTTTGTCACCAGCACCATCATTGGGGCCACCAGCCTGACCCAACTCAAAGAGAACCTCAGTTGCCTGGATGTGGAGCTGTCCCCGCAGATCCTGGCGGAGATCGAAGCGGTTCACCAGCGCTACCCCAATCCTGCCCCCTGA